From Buchnera aphidicola (Aphis helianthi), the proteins below share one genomic window:
- the pth gene encoding aminoacyl-tRNA hydrolase has protein sequence MIVGLSNPKKKYHNTRHNIGSWYIYALSKHLNKLLREEKKFFGFTTSINIYSNNIRLFVPNIFMNINGSAVYQIAKFYNIHLNEILVVHDDLDLESGKLKLKYSYGHSGHNGLRSIINNFNNKTNFYRFRIGIGRPKDKKEISSFVLSEPIAKEIDLINISIQNAIKETYILLSNIA, from the coding sequence ATGATTGTGGGGTTATCTAATCCTAAAAAAAAATATCATAATACACGTCATAATATAGGTTCCTGGTATATTTACGCTTTATCAAAACATTTGAATAAATTATTAAGAGAAGAAAAAAAATTTTTTGGTTTTACTACTTCTATTAATATATATTCTAATAATATTCGTTTATTTGTACCTAATATTTTTATGAATATTAATGGTAGTGCAGTATATCAAATAGCTAAATTTTACAATATTCATTTAAATGAGATATTAGTAGTACATGACGATTTAGATTTAGAGTCTGGAAAATTAAAGTTAAAATATAGTTATGGACATAGTGGTCATAATGGTTTAAGAAGCATTATTAATAATTTTAATAATAAAACAAATTTTTATAGGTTTAGAATTGGAATTGGTCGACCAAAAGATAAAAAAGAAATATCATCTTTTGTGCTTTCAGAGCCTATAGCAAAAGAAATTGATTTAATTAACATATCTATTCAAAATGCTATAAAAGAAACTTATATACTATTAAGTAATATTGCTTAA